CTACTCTTCAATAGTAAATAAGCTAAGAAAAACAGTGAccacaaccaaaacaaaacaCAATGTTTCAGGAGATGTCAAAACTTAATTGCTCATCACAACACTGGAAGCAGCTTCCAAAATTCTCCTAGCTTCGGTCTCTGCATCAGAGAGCTCACTAGGGGTCTGCCAAATGTTTATGTTAGAAGCTCTCTGATTAATAGGTGTGGGGGAGAGGGTGGAATCTTCCATATACTAACCTGTCCATAGTTATTTCTCATTGAAGGAGAGGCGCCAGAAGCCAGCAACAACCTTATAACATCTGCATGTTCACCTCTTGCTGCATGATGAAGTGGCTACAGCAATAAAAAACAAAATGGTTAAATAAGAACCAATTTTAGATGAAGAAAAAGCTTGGACCATTGGACCAGCTCATATTGAGCTGGTCTGCTGCATTCATCTGTGGCAAGGAAGTAGAACCCATATGATTTTTAACCAACATGAAAATCCATTGGTCCATCATTGAGGCCTACTATTATAATCCCACACCTGATATGTACTAAAAAAATCTTGGACTTGCAAGGATGGTTTGAATTCCAACTATGCGAGGTGTCTTTAATAGGATAAACCTATGAGGTTAGTGGACCAAAGCGGACAATAACACACCAGAGTTGAACCCAATGCCGTTACATTTGTTATCAAAGCCACCCTAAGGATACTATCATGTTAGACCATACAAAAGACACTCTAATGAGAGCGTCCGAAATTGGATGGGAGAGAATGTCATAATCTTACATCGAATGTGCACTAAGAAAATCTTGAACTTATAACGATAGTTTGGGCCAAGACCATTACACCTAACAAAGTGACCTTTAAACAAAATAAGTGTTTCAAGGTTTGGATACTACTCACCGTATCACCTTCTACATCACCTGTTTCTAGCATTCTCTTAATACTTTCAGTAGTGTTAGCACTGCTGAGTAGAAGTCGGACAATATCAATATATCCTGCAGATAGTGATTGACAAATAAATAAGTTAAAATTGattttggaaaaatatattttaaatatgaCCATAACCTACCCCCTGCACATGCATCGTGCAAAGGAATGGCCCCATCTTCATCCTTAGCCTCCAAACAAGCTCCTCTCTCCAACAGTAGCTACATGGCAAAACATTAGTCATAGTTCATCAGTTTTTGtatctcaataataataataataataataataaaagaaatagaataaataaacaagcttgaacgaataaaagaaaaaaaaataaagagatattAACTGACCTGGACACAAGGCAGCTTTCCATATAGACAGGCCAGATGGAGAGCAGTATCTCCATCTTCTACTGGTTCATCAATGTCATTCAAAGAATCTGTACTTAAAAAGAATGGAAAACCATGAGCAGAAGGTGATATATAGCCAACCAAGGGACATTTGGATGTAGCTACAAAAATGAATCCATCTCTGGTAGTAGTattaggaataataataataatacgatgCAAGCAGCGCTATAAAAAACTAATAATTGCACAAAATAGGCGCCAAACAAACATATCCGTGTGACATCACACAGGAAAGAAATCGTCAACATCAAATTGGGATCAGTACAAAGAAAATAACAAATACAGAAAGTGTTTCATTTCACATTCATTAAATTCTTCCAATGTCATAGTATCGGTGTGCATAGAAAATGCTATGCAAAAGTATAAACCATGAAAATAATATTGCATCAAACTCGTACTACACATCTTAAGAACTTAAACACGAATATGCACCAAATCATATAATGTGTACCAATAATTGGGATGAAGACTTTGAtgtttgatgttgttaaattgtgtaggACCGATGTCCAACAGGCAACAACTTTTATTCTCAATTAACCTCTGCATAGAACTAATACCCGGGCATTTTATAGGCTTACAATTCTTGGAAGATAAGATAATTATttttagaaacaaaaataaactatATTCCaatattttagatatttaatcCTAATAAATAATCataagtaaattttaaaaaaatgaattaaaatttaaaatctcctCCATGTTAGCTGCACCATCTCCCCTTCATCTCCAAAACACTTTAAGTGCATTCACAATCTGATCAGTGGAGCACTCACCAATCATAGGCTTGGTTTTCAGATCTTCTATAGTCCCTGCTACTGCAACACGAGTCTTGCTGGGACAAATGTCATGTAGtgtcatttttcattttttccagCAATTATAGAGTCAACCAGACAAAGTTCAAACTTATTAAAATCAAGTAGCTTGGGAGGCACAGGAGGTGGCTCACGTGTAATCGAGATCCTtccaatatttatttttttctcagcTTGATCAATGGAATGAGAATTGTGGGATTGCAGCTCAATCCATAATCCAGAACGATGTCCCCCAACCAAATAACATGTTGCCGTTAATCATTATTAAGAGAACATTGAGCGACCAATTTCTGAAACTGCGGGCACAAAACTTCATTATCATGTTGAGCCAATGCACACAACTTGAAGTGCATCTCTCGCTCATAATTAATTAGAATGGATTTTTCCTATCATATGTGGTATAAGATTCCACTAACTAATTGGAGCTTGCTTCACAAATTGGTGCCTAACATGCAAGCCCTTTGGATAAATAACTGCCATGAAACTTTTTCTTGCAATCACACAGTGATAGGTAATATACTCAAATTTGGTTAAACCAATCAAATAACATCTCCAAATCTCCCTCTCTCATGAACTCATGCAAAGCAACATTGATTCCATAATCTGGCTCACCAGAAATGCGTACTGCAGTAGGCAATGCGTTACAGACATGAGGAATATTTGGACTGCTAGAAGGGAACATCAAGGTCATCCACTCCCTTTTGTTCTCAATCCAGATCAATAATGGATAAAAAAGAGTAAAAATCTTGTACTTAAGAGCATTAAACTTCTCAAATTTGGAGACAACTTGATTCTGAAAAGTAACTAGTAGCAGAAGCCACTTCAGAGGTCAATTCATGAATTTGCTTTTCCCCTCAATTCTTTCCACTCTTACAAATGAGCTAGTTTGTCAGCAACGCGTCAAGCTAGTCCTTCATCACAAATTTTTGGTCTGTGTGGCTGGTTTGAAGACCAGTTCAGTCTAATCCAGAGTGATACAATCTGATTTGACTAAATCGGTTTGCTTTGGGCTGGTTTTGACTGAACCAGCTTGGTTCGAATGCGCCTTCCCTGTGCAAGAGTGAGGTGTCATTGCTCTATTTTCTTCAAACAAGTTTTGCAGCAAAGTTGGCTACATGGATTTGATTAAAAGAAAAGTCGAACTTTGGTCAATTGTTGAAGGGGGAAACTGAAACTCGCAACAGTGGAAGATTGTTCTCATCGACTTTAGAAGCAGCCACAAGCAAGGTCATTGTTCTTGAACCAGAGATCACAACTGGATGATTAGAACTAGTGCACTTTTGTTGAAGTGATTTGGGCCTGTTTCGTAGTggaaaacagttttcatttttccattttagttttccaaaaagaatttaaaaaatgttgattaatttttctattttacaacatttgtgCAAGAACAATAAAAATTGTCAGCatacctaatagcttaagctgttagattgtgggccaacaatgtatataaagCCTTAACAGTTAACACTCCTCTGCACATGGGGAGaaaaaaacacaataaataacacaCTCCAGGTAACACAATAAGTTTTTAAACTCCACAAAATAAATGCAGCCAACGAGACTAGAACGGAAGACCTCCTAATAACCAACTCTAGTACCATGTCAGAATACCACCTCACCTagaagcttaagctgttagattgtgggccacaatgtatatcaagcattAACAAAAACCTCCTAATAACCAACTCTAGTACCATGTCAGAATACCAactcacctaaaagcttaaattgttagattgtgggccacaatgtatatcaagcattAACAAAAGCAATAAAAGGTTTCATCACTATTCGAgcgaaaataaatttattttctatttctaatttttcaaaaaattacaaaaatgactATATAGGCAAATTAGAAAAcaatttttctattattttccaGACTTCTGTTTTTtttaccctatgtttgggagcATATATTGGCGGAAAATGaatcatatagccgaccccacctagtaggacttaaggcttggttttgttgttgttgttgttgtttgggAGCATAGAATTTGGACtttggattttgatttgggtAGATTTAGAAAATATTGTATAAAATTGTaataagtttctttcaaatccactcaaatccaaatccaagccttaaaattcatgctctcaaacactacctcttatatttttttgaaacattgaaaaacaagtcaccttattttgtaattaatttgaaaatgaaaaaaagaaaacttttttgcacaactaaaccctttattttctacatttttagtACCAATCttagagataaaaaaaaaaatatatgatgaaatttttatctctttggaaaactaaaaatgcAAAATGCAAAATGTTTACTACAACTTAACAGGTTCTCAGATTTTTTATTCCAACTGCTGTGAACAAAAAAGGGTAGAATGGGGCACTAAGTAACTAACCCCCCATTTGTTTTGCGGAATCAGGCCTACAATGGAATCAAATTTAAGGAATGAAATTGCATTCCTCTATTTGGTTTGCGGAATCAAGGGCAGCATTATATTCCAACCAGAATACAAGtccaaaataataatactaattattattttaatgataataattatcaaaataaataaataataataattaaaataaaaacaatatttattattctaaaataataataacaagaacaataataataaaaaataaaaagttattattaatttaaggatgaaaattattataaaagtagtaaaaatagtaataacaaaaaaaaatgacaatTACACTAATAACAatcactattatgaaaataataaaaaataataatcaaataaaaacaataacaaatataataataattgttattattataaatacaataacaactaataataaatgcaataacaataataactaataattaaatttatcaatattaaaataataataataacaagaacaataataatgataaatgaaaaataataataattattattattatttcaaagaaaataattattataaaaataataacaactaataataatgactgacaataatattttttactagaataataataataataataaaaataaaaaaaagtacaattataataaaaatgaaaaaatagttAGTATtgttattttaaggataataattagtataataaacaaaaaataataatagcaacaaCAATAGAAAATAATATAAACACTAATTAAAATCACtattataacataaaaataataatataaattatttaatttaataattaagtaTTAAAGTTTtcgataaaatatatatatatatatatatatatatatatatatatatatatatgacttatttttcattccattatagAAGTCATCGaagaataccaaatgttgaaaagaaattaaaacaGGATGACTATAGTCATTCCATGTTACAAACAAAAAGCAGTAATATCATTTCAAAAGTAATTCTATTCCTACCTTGATTCCATTCCTCCCTCGATTCCTTTCCTACTTCAATTTCATTCCGTAAACCAAACGGGGGGTTAGAGAAGGGCTCGCATGGTCGATGGTGAGGAGAGTGGCGGAGGCGGTGATAATGAAAAGGAGATTTAAGTTCAACTAGCAACTACGCCAACCAAGCCAAACAATGACAATTGGGGCAATTCAAATGGAAATTGAAACCCTGTTAAAAACACTGATAGCCATGTCAAATTTCATCTATTATATACCACTTGATGCTGGACAAATGTCCAACAACTCTAATTCTCAATGCAACATTACAAAAAGCTAATACCTAGAGGCCTTTATGCCCAATGCTTAGAAGATAAGGAAACtgattttagaaaactaaatagacaaaattttaattttctaaatatcCTAAATTTGAGAGATAGGATcctaataaaataccataattaaaaaatggaaataaaactgaaattaaaaatCTTCCCAATGTTGATTGCATCAATATGTCATGAAGCTCAGTTTCATATTATATAAGTCCCCCCTCTAGTGGAGCCACGAGGCTCCTTGTTTTGCGAGGGTAGAGGGAGGCTGTTTTGTATTATGTAAGTGTCTAccaacaaaatttggaaaaaggCCAACTGAGcaagttaaaagaattttataCAAAAGGATTAATAAGTCATAGCACTGCCCAAGCTTGACTCGCCAAGGGAATATTAGTAGCCAAAGCACTCATTTCAAGTTTGTGGACTAAAATCTAGTCATTCCACCATCCAAAGTGGGAATGGACACTTACAATCATAAGGTTATAGCACTCAAATCCTCTCCGATACAGGGGGTAAAAGACCATTAACATTTGCGCCCCTCACAACGCAACATTTATTGGCAGGATGGTCAAGATTGTGCCAAGTCATCAAGACGCTCATTTAATGAGGTGTACTCACTATAAGGTTTTGTAACCCTTAGCATCAATTTACATTTTCCTTCTTCCTTTTCCACTTGTTTGTCTCCCTTCCCTGTTTTCTTCTCTTCTATCTACTCTAGTTTCACCACACTATAGATTCGGCTCTCTTAGGCATGCTCATGGAATCAAAAGAGGGGGAGCTTTCCTTATAAAAACAATACTCAAAGACACAAAAACTAAAAAGCAATGtggatttataaatattaaaaaattaaaatttaaatttaaaaattaaaaaaaaaataaaagaaaaaaaataataaaagaaaaaggcgGAGGAATATCCAAACAGGagcatttcaatttcaagggtaAGTTCTTAAACAATGGTTAATGATGGTAGTGATGATGGCAACAACTCTAAGCTTGGTGCTTGTGGATCTAGTGAGACTTAAGACTTGTCGTTATtgtaaataaagaaaaattttaatttcctaaATATCCTGAATTTTAGAGATATGAACCTAATAAAATACCATGAATAAAACGAATAGAActagaattgaaatttaaaatcttCTCCATGTTGATTGCATCCATATGTCATGAGGCAAAGTTTTGTATTATATAAgtcccaccacccccccccccccaagtggGGCCACAAGGCTCCTTGCTTTGTGAGGGTAGGAGGAGGCTGTTTTGTATTATATAAGTGTCTACTGACAAAATTGCAAAAAGACCAACTGGGCAagaaagttaaaataattttatacaaAAGGATTCAGAAGTCATAGTGCTGCCCAAGCTCACCAAGGGCATATTAGCAGCCAAAGCACTCATCATGTATGTGGATTAAAATCTAGTCATACCACCATCCAATGTGGGAATGGATGCTTACAATCATAAGGTTATGGCATTCGAATCCTCTCCAATACAGGGGGTTAAGGACCATTAAGCTTTGTGCCCCTCACGATGCAACATTTACTAGCAGGATGGTCATGATTGTGCCATGTCATCAAGACGCTCATTTAATCAGATGTCAACGCTATAAGGTGCTGTAACTCTACCATCAATTTACATTTTCCTTCTTCCCTTTCCACTTTTTGTCTTCCTTTCCTGCTTTCCTTTTCTTCTATAAACTCTAGATTCACCACTCTATAGATTCACCTTTCTCCTAGGCATGCTCATAGAACAAAAAGAGAGGAACTCcccttataaaaaaaattctcaaagacACCAAAACTAAAAAGCAGTgtgtatttaaaataaataaaataaaataaaatgtggAGGTATATCTAGACAATTTTTGCACTTACAAACTTTCGTCTCTTTAGAAATGCCAAATTTAGAGTCCTTCCAAAGGATTGAGTAAATAGAATTTCAACTGATAATATGCTAGTTTGCAAATTTTAGCTCAAGATTGTGTTGAAAAAGATCATCCAGCTTTGATCATGGTTATGTGAGAGGGAGCGTGAGTCCAATGAGAGGTTATGTCAGCACCATATACTAAACTCCATCACCAATCTTgaatttgaatcttgaatttagattgaagaattcttgcaatccctcATTGCTTCAATATTTTTCGATTGAATTTCACTAGCAACATTAAATTTCCGGTGCCAAAGGGTACTTACTGTAATATTTTCAATCGTTTGTCATTTACCTTTTAGTTTCATCCACCAAtgagatcttctcctctctttctatttattttcttattattattattatcttttttccAATACTTGGTTAGTAGCggagattttgtgtttatgatttgtaGGCTTAATATATGCATTTTCATGTTTTTGTGTTTTCCATTTGCAAATCTTGGAGTATACAAAATTTTTCAAGTACTATGGCACggtttttacttttttatttttaattttagtctagcttggattcacaaccaaaattgtatgctttagatTTTTTAAATGCATGTATTGTTTGTGTGGTTTTTGCTAATTgtagggtgtgatttagaaaatagtctatgtgaaataagtttgcaaaaaaaaaaaaaactcaaacatGTATTTCGCTTGTGTAACACAAATTATCTTTGTACAAACAGTTAGTTCCAAGCCTAGATAAAGGAGCAAGGTTATGTTAGGTAACTGAAAGCCAGCATAAAACTTTGCCAaatcttattatcatgaattcttagtAAATTCACCTAAGCCAAGGGAATATACCGAATCAATATAGAACGGTGAAGGCTAATAAGCAAGGtcttaaataacttggaatgaggtagtaagGAAGGATTTAAGAGCTTTTAAACTAATAGAGAAAAATTATCTCAATCGGGTGAATTAGTAGAAAAGGATTCACGTAGCCAACCCACCTAGTGGGGCAGTGGGACTAAGGcttattgttcttgttgttgttATAATATGTAGACAAGCATTTCAATGTCAACTGTAGGTTCTCAAACAATAGTTAATTA
This Malania oleifera isolate guangnan ecotype guangnan chromosome 11, ASM2987363v1, whole genome shotgun sequence DNA region includes the following protein-coding sequences:
- the LOC131167277 gene encoding uncharacterized protein LOC131167277; protein product: MAVPGRGNGLMDEDDVAENNAFFEEEGLIEAESDAPPHLRALADAAQLGNVDAFRLALDSLNDIDEPVEDGDTALHLACLYGKLPCVQLLLERGACLEAKDEDGAIPLHDACAGGYIDIVRLLLSSANTTESIKRMLETGDVEGDTPLHHAARGEHADVIRLLLASGASPSMRNNYGQTPSELSDAETEARRILEAASSVVMSN